In Rhododendron vialii isolate Sample 1 chromosome 9a, ASM3025357v1, the following are encoded in one genomic region:
- the LOC131301651 gene encoding uncharacterized protein LOC131301651 encodes MLYNDEDLEVMFAVADSIGLNCIEVTVVDSRGFDSGISGCGVDVGANSSGVFDSGGASTSKGICFSGQGLVGCRLESMEYVVKRMIWELCFARISIGQGCRTRGKSLLKVLNETERVTAVCKVKSCKWNIHARLDKVSGCFYIKRYYNVHCCGVAGRMTKNCHANSSLISQLINDDVRDKSKKRPVDVVDDLKEYYGVDVSYNRAWLAIQKAKSSAFGDYSDSFNQLQWYRNVVLNSDPTSVFDVEWDQTTNRFLRLFVAFDACVQGFKHCRPVLSVDATFLKARHMGCLMSASAKDGNAGLFPLCFGVVDSENNDNWLWFMEKLHGILDEDRRVFVFISDCHRGIKEGIAKVFPSSFHAYCLYHLKGNLRTALASTNVKYKESLIRVFSKCAYAPTVAKFNQHMGNLLKHGGAAVVHFLSELPNERWANVFFPGQRYGAMSSSLAECFNSWILKERELPVVDMVDRIRKKMMKSMCLRRERASKWDQVICPYGESRLEKLYDLVKTWKVIHSSADIFEVDTDPSVCVDIGRRTCSCCWWQLNGFPCCHAVCAIKYSGKDLNLYVERFFHVESYRQVYSKPIYPVASLLKGDVVDCGTSILPPLSKKPPGRPKKKRIRSNGEKVREMKCGRCGKMGNHNKLTCKEDLRPDF; translated from the exons ATGTTATATAATGATGAAGATTTGGAGGTGATGTTTGCTGTAGCTGATAGTATTGGATTGAATTGCATTGAAGTTACAGTAGTAGATAGTCGTGGTTTTGATAGTGGTATTAGTGGGTGTGGTGTTGATGTTGGTGCTAATAGTAGTGGGGTTTTCGATAGTGGTGGTGCTAGCACTAGTAAGGGCATTTGTTTCAGTGGGCAAGGGTTAGTCGGTTGTCGGTTGGAATCAATGGAATATGTAGTAAAGAGGATGATTTGGGAGCTATGTTTTGCCCGCATCAGCATCGGCCAAGGTTGTCGGACGCGTGGAAAGAGCTTATTAAAAGTGTTG AATGAAACAGAGAGAGTGACTGCAGTTTGTAAGGTAAAATCTTGCAAGTGGAATATCCATGCTAGACTTGACAAGGTCAGTGGTTGCTTTTACATCAAAAGGTATTATAATGTTCATTGTTGTGGTGTTGCTGGGCGTATGACAAAGAACTGTCATGCTAATTCATCTCTGATTAGTCAATTGATAAATGATGATGTTCGAGACAAGTCAAAGAAACGTCCTGTtgatgttgttgatgatttgaaGGAGTATTATGGGGTGGATGTGTCATATAATCGTGCTTGGTTAGCTATCCAGAAAGCCAAGTCAAGTGCATTTGGAGATTATTCAGATTCTTTTAATCAACTGCAATGGTATCGTAATGTTGTTCTGAATTCGGATCCTACAAGTGTTTTTGATGTTGAGTGGGATCAAACCACAAATCGttttttgaggttgtttgtAGCATTTGATGCATGTGTACAAGGATTTAAGCACTGCAGGCCTGTTTTATCCGTTGACGCAACGTTCTTGAAGGCAAGGCATATGGGATGCTTGATGTCTGCTTCAGCTAAAGATGGTAATGCAG gTCTATTTCCATTGTGCTTTGGTGTGGTTGATTCTGAGAATAATGATAATTGGCTTTGGTTTATGGAGAAGTTGCATGGTATTTTGGATGAAGACAgaagggtttttgtttttatatctgACTGTCACAGAGGAATAAAAGAGGGTATTGCTAAGGTGTTTCCTTCAAGCTTTCATGCTTACTGTCTCTATCATTTGAAGGGTAACTTGCGTACTGCTTTGGCGTCCACAAATGTCAAGTATAAAGAGAGTTTGATCAGAGTGTTTTCAAAATGTGCTTATGCTCCCACTGTGGCAAAGTTTAATCAGCATATGGGTAATTTGCTGAAACACGGTGGTGCAGCTGTTGTTCATTTTCTGTCGGAGTTGCCTAATGAGCGCTGGGCAAATGTTTTTTTCCCGGGGCAACGTTATGGAGCAATGTCCTCTAGTCTAGCTGAGTGCTTTAACTCATGGATATTGAAAGAGCGTGAATTGCCCGTGGTGGATATGGTTGATCGtataaggaagaagatgatgaaatcAATGTGTttgaggagagaaagggcaagTAAATGGGATCAGGTGATTTGTCCTTATGGGGAGTCTCGGTTGGAGAAGTTATATGATTTAGTTAAAACATGGAAAGTGATTCATTCAAGTGCTGATATATTTGAAGTTGACACGGATCCGTCTGTATGTGTTGATATTGGGAGGCGTACATGCAGTTGTTGTTGGTGGCAGTTGAATGGATTCCCTTGTTGCCACGCTGTCTGTGCTATCAAATATAGTGGTAAGGATTTGAACTTGTATGTAGAGCGTTTTTTTCATGTTGAGAGTTATCGTCAGGTGTATTCAAAACCAATTTACCCAGTTGCGTCATTGTTGAAAGGTGATGTGGTTGATTGTGGTACTAGTATTCTGCCACCATTGTCAAAAAAGCCTCCAGGGCGGCCTAAGAAGAAGAGGATTCGTTCGAATGGGGAGAAGGTTAGAGAAATGAAGTGTGGTAGGTGTGGGAAGATGGGGAATCATAATAAACTTACTTGTAAGGAGGATTTGAGGCctgatttttag